The following are encoded in a window of Borrelia coriaceae genomic DNA:
- a CDS encoding variable large family protein — MKINIKNIKVKSICATLFISLFLSCNSGVIEDLEKRNHFLSSLANLGNDFLSVFTSFGDIIGSPLGFSTSTKKSAIADYFKKVKETVEGVKGKLNTIVENMKREGNPNASSTSDAVATLSAKLDSIIKGSNTASEAIGNDTGLIADFGKSGVGAAATEVDKLIEGIKGIVEVVLNGVGNAEAGDDNKATDLTARSNTAGDGEAGKLFATKAISSNEKKSATDFVKAVGAVTGADILQAMIKEGGDAAKLAKSSDGNATEKPKDATIAGAVALRAMAKNGKFANKSTDDDIVKKTVGNATISAVTKALGTLTIAIRKTIDAGLKAVKEAMKINPDDAPVITEAKN, encoded by the coding sequence ATGAAAATAAATATTAAAAATATTAAAGTAAAAAGTATTTGTGCAACACTATTTATTTCTCTATTCCTTTCTTGTAATAGTGGAGTAATAGAAGACCTTGAGAAGAGAAATCATTTCTTATCCTCATTAGCTAATTTAGGTAATGATTTCTTATCTGTCTTCACTTCTTTTGGCGATATAATTGGTAGTCCATTAGGTTTTAGTACTTCTACTAAGAAGTCTGCGATTGCAGATTATTTTAAAAAAGTAAAAGAGACTGTAGAAGGCGTTAAGGGGAAACTTAATACAATTGTTGAGAACATGAAGAGAGAAGGAAATCCTAATGCTTCTAGCACATCAGATGCTGTAGCAACTTTAAGTGCAAAACTTGATAGTATAATTAAAGGCTCTAATACTGCTAGTGAGGCTATTGGCAATGATACTGGTCTTATTGCTGATTTTGGTAAGTCTGGGGTTGGTGCGGCTGCTACTGAAGTTGATAAATTAATAGAAGGGATTAAAGGTATAGTAGAAGTTGTGCTTAACGGTGTAGGAAATGCTGAGGCTGGAGATGATAACAAGGCGACAGATCTTACTGCAAGAAGTAATACTGCTGGTGATGGTGAAGCGGGGAAACTATTTGCTACTAAGGCTATAAGTAGTAATGAAAAAAAATCAGCAACTGATTTTGTTAAGGCAGTTGGGGCAGTAACTGGTGCTGACATATTACAAGCTATGATTAAAGAAGGTGGTGATGCTGCAAAGTTGGCTAAAAGTAGTGATGGTAATGCTACTGAAAAGCCTAAAGATGCAACTATAGCAGGTGCTGTAGCACTGAGAGCAATGGCTAAGAATGGTAAATTTGCTAATAAGAGTACTGATGATGATATTGTAAAGAAAACAGTAGGGAATGCAACTATAAGTGCAGTAACTAAAGCATTAGGTACTCTGACTATAGCAATAAGGAAAACAATTGATGCAGGACTTAAGGCTGTTAAAGAAGCAATGAAAATTAATCCTGATGATGCTCCTGTAATTACTGAAGCTAAGAATTAG